A segment of the Flavobacteriales bacterium genome:
ACCTGCCGAATTCACTTTAAATCCGAATGCAGAAGTAGTATCAACTGTATTGGCACTTACTCCGTCCCAGAAATAATCCACACTTCCTCCCACAAGAAATCCGCCGTCGGAAGTTTCTATAATAGAGTTCGCTGTTTCTACGGAGGCGTCATCGGAGGGACGATTAGGTAATGAATAGCGTTTGGCCCAAATCAGATTTCCGTTATCGTCGATACGCACAAGTACTGCACCATTACTATCCGAACCACCTGCTGCGATGTACCCTCCGGTGCTTACTTTTTTGAGATCGTTAAACTGTGTTGCAATTCCCCCAACAAATGCCTTACTCCAAATTACGTTACCTGTACTGCTCACCTTGGTGATGTTACCATAAAGTGGCAAGAACGATGTATTGGTTCCGGCAAAAACAAAATCGCCCGTTGGTGTTTCCACCATTCCACCTGCAATATCTAATGCCGCAATATCGTAGCTGGTACGAAAGGTGGTTTGAGCTTTGTTTACTAAAGTGCTGGTAAGAAGTCCTAAAAGAACGATAGTCCTTCTCCCGAAAATTTTCATTTTCTGAATGTTGATTTTCATGATTCGTAGTTTTCCGCTGCAAATGTATCGTAGCCGAATCCCCGGAAAGAAGAGGGGTGGCCCCTCAAAAAATGGGGCTAAATCGATAAAAAGTAAAGTTTAACAGGATTAATTCATCGACGAATTAAAATTCACGGATGGTCGACAAAAGCTCTCTGTTTTCGCTTACCCACAGCAATAAGCTATTGTTCCGGGCATCGAGTTCGAGCTTTTTACAAATTCGCGAACGGTAATTTTCTACGGTTTTAACCGAAACAAAAAGCAATTCAGAAATTTCTTTACTGGAGCGGTTTTGACTAACCAGCTTGAGGGTTTTTAATTCAGCCTGTGTTAGCGTTGAAAGAAGATCCTGGATTTTTTCTTTTTTCTTATCCGCCTCGCGATATTTATTAAAAGCAGATTGGAGGGATTGGCCGATAAATTTTTTACCCAGCATCACTTCCTTAATGCAATCTACAATTTCGATTACTGAATTATCCTTTACAACATAACCGGAAGCTCCGGTGAGGAATGCTTTGTTAAACATTTCTTCCTCTTTGTACATGGTGAGGATAATTACTTTAGTCGGAATGTTTTCTGAATAAATTTTCTGGCAGATTTCCAGTCCGTTCATTTCCGGCATATCAATATCCAGAATGGCAACATCGGGTTGAATGCTTCGGATTGATTCCAAGGTAATATTGCCCGAATCACACTCAGTAATTTCGGCATTCGGAAATGAATTAAGGACAATATCCTTTAATCCTTTTCTGAAAATCGGGTGATCATCGGCAATGAGTAGCTTCATGAATTAGAAATCCTTTCCAGGTTAAATTTAATAATTAATCGGAAACCCTTGCCTTGATTATCGCTCAACTGCAATTCTCCTTTTAACATTTTAACCCTTTCGCGGATACTTAAGAACCCAATCCCCCGAA
Coding sequences within it:
- a CDS encoding response regulator transcription factor, whose product is MKLLIADDHPIFRKGLKDIVLNSFPNAEITECDSGNITLESIRSIQPDVAILDIDMPEMNGLEICQKIYSENIPTKVIILTMYKEEEMFNKAFLTGASGYVVKDNSVIEIVDCIKEVMLGKKFIGQSLQSAFNKYREADKKKEKIQDLLSTLTQAELKTLKLVSQNRSSKEISELLFVSVKTVENYRSRICKKLELDARNNSLLLWVSENRELLSTIREF